CTATATATGCCAACATAGATGATGTGATGGTACAAAATGGTCAGAAGGTGAAAAAAGGGGATAAAATAGGAATAATTGATGTTGACATTCAAGATGTACAGCATTATCTTTATTTTGAGATAAGAAAAAACAATAACGCTTTAAACCCTGAAGAATGGCTTAAGAAGGAGGCAGCATGATAAAAAATAGATTTGGTAAGGTGTTAGTTGTTTTCATAATAGCTACGGCACTTGTTATGACTATTTTTGCCGTTGCTAAAGTAAAATCTGTTTATGCCCAGAAGGGTATAAGTAAGTTTCAGTACCTCGAGATGTTTTCAGATGCTCTTGATATAATAGAGAGAAAGTATGTGGATCAGGTTGATCCCCAAAAGTTGATACAGGGTGCCATAAAAGGGATGTTAAATGAGTTGGATCCCCATTCTAATTTTATGGATAAACAGGCTTTTGACAATTTTAAAACAGAAATAAAAGGTGAATTTGGTGGGTTAGGGATAACTATCGGTATGAGAGATAAAGTGTTGACAATAATTGCTCCCATCGAGGACACTCCAGCTCATCGAGCAGGTTTAAAAGCTGGTGATAAAATAATAAAGATTGATGGTAAGTCTACTGCAAATATTACAATTGATGAAGCTGTTAATAAATTGAGGGGTACACCAGGTACGTCAGTTACGATAACCATATTGAGAGGATCAGATAGCAAACCGTTTGATGTTACTATTGTTAGGGAGGTCATAAAGGTTAAAACTGTGAAGTTTCAGGTTAAAGATGATATAGGGTATCTGAGGCTTACTCAGTTTAATGAGACTGCATCCTCTGAATTATCTAAAGCCCTTGAAAAACTCAAACAAAATAGTGTAAAAGGGATCATTTTAGATCTCAGAAATAACCCCGGTGGGTTGCTTGATGAAGCTGTAAATGTGACTTCTCTCTTTTTACAGCCGGGTAAAACGGTAGTATTTACCAAAGAGCGTAATGAAAAAAATAGCATGTATCTTAAGTCAAGAAATTTGGGGGTATCCGATTATAACACTCCAATGGTGGTACTGATAAATAGTGGAAGTGCTTCTGCTTCTGAGATTGTATCCGGTGCACTTCAGGATCATAAGAGGGCTATAATCATAGGTACAACATCTTTTGGGAAAGCATCCGTTCAAACAACCTTTAATTTGAGTGATGGTTCTGCTATAAAGCTTACCACAGCAAAATATTACACCCCATCTGGTAGATCTATTCAGGGTGTTGGTATCAGTCCTGATATAGAAGTAAAATCTGGCGAAATCGTTTATAGAGAGAACGATATGGAATTAAGGGAGAAAGACTTAGATAAACATATAACAGGTGATGAAGAAAAGAAACAGGATAGTAAAAAGGGTAAAAATAAAGAAAATGATAATATTACTCTCTCTGATCTTGATCGTATAGACTTTGAAAAGGATCTACAGTTGAAATATGCCTATGATTTTCTGAAGGGTATGATAATATATGGCACGAAGACCAAATAGGAGTAATAAAAAACACAATATACCACCTACTTTAATAGTAGGTGGTATATTTTTTTTGCTTGTTTCGATAGTTTTTGTTTTGTTTGTAAATCTAAAGGTCGATGGTATAAAGAAGGATTTGGAAGCTACTAAAAAAAACAAGAGGGATAGTTTACCTAAGGTTGTTGATCTCAATATCGATGAAAAACTTAAGATATTCTTGTTTGATCATGAGATTAGCAAAGAAAGATTAAAGTTAGAAAGATCCCAAAAAGTAGAAGGCGGTTTTTTTCACAGATATAAATTACTCCTTTACGAGAGTGAAAATGAAGCGTTAAAACCGATATTGATAAGCTTTTTAAGATCATCAGGATTTACTTTCCAGGATTACGGAAACAAACTCGTTTTTGAACACACAAATACAATTGTAGAAATAGAGATAGATCTAATTGAAGAAAAAGCTTTTAAAAACCATGTAGCTGATTACGATAGTGAGATAAAAAGAGATAATAGTAAACAGGAAAAAGGGTCAACAGAACATAGGTTTAGAGATAAGCATAGATTTGTTGTGATCCTTGATGATGCCGGTCAGAATATAGAATTAGCAAAAAAAGTAGCAAGTATGAAGTATCCCATAGTGATGTCTATTCTTCCATATTCGAAATTTGACAAAGAGACCGCTGAATTAGCCAGAAATAACAAAAAAGAGTATTTACTTCATCAACCTATGGAACCTAAATCCTATCCTGACACAAACCCTGGAAAAGGTGCTATTTTGCTTAATATGCCAAGATCTGTAATAGAAGCTACAATCAAGGAGAATATAACCAGGCTTGGGGGAGTATCGGGGGTAAACAATCATATGGGTTCGGCTTTTACAGAAAATAGCGAAAAAATGAAAGAAACTCTTGAAATTATTAAAAGTTATACGGATATTTTCGTAGATAGTCATACTACACCTAATACGGTTGCATATGATGTCTGTAAAAGTATCGACGGTCTAAAATGCGGTCAGAGTAAGAGGTTTATCGACAATATGGCAGATTACAACTATATAAAAAACAAGATCTATGAAGCTGTCAGATTTTTGGATAAACAGGATGTGATAGTTATTGGGCATTTGAGAAATATGACTGTTGAGGTACTGGAGAAGGTTTTACCCGAACTTGAAAAAAATGGTGTCCATATATCCACTATTAGTGAGGTAGTCAAATGATTGTTTGTGGCATTGAAACATCCTGCGATGAAACATCTGTAGCCATATACAATTCCCAAAAAAAGATTTTTTTCTCTGTAATATCATCTCAGGCTGATATCCACAACAGGTTTGGGGGTGTTGTACCTGAGATAGCATCCAGAAACCATGCTCTAAATATTTTACCTGTTTTTGAGAAATGTTTGATGAAAGCTGGTTTGGAGGTTCATAATATAGACCTTATAGGTGTTACCAAATCTCCCGGTCTCATTGGGGCTCTTTTTGTTGGGATTTCTTTTGCTAAAGGGCTATCTCTTGGGCTAAATAGACCGTTGATTGGGGTCAATCATCTTTTTGCACATATTTTATCTGCTGAAATAGATAATGATATAACCCCCCCTTATTTGGGTGTTGTTTTATCCGGAGGGCATACGCATATATATGGAGTAGATGAGTGTTACAATGTTAGACTTTATTCCAAAACTTTGGATGATGCTGTTGGGGAAAGTTTTGATAAAATAGCAAAATTTGCTGGGCTACCTTATCCAGGTGGACCTGAAATAGAAAAACTTGCTTTAAAGGGTGATGAAAATAGGGTAAAACTACCTATAGCTCTTAAAAATGAACCTAATTTTAGTTTTAGTGGGTTAAAAACCCATGTGATCAATCTGATTGAGGCAAAAACCTTTAGTTTGGAAGATATTGCGGCTTCATTTCAGAGGGTTGTTTGTGATACTGTAGCACTAAAAGTCAATTATGTACTATCTCTAACCGGTTTAAAAAAGGTAGTTGTCAGTGGTGGGGTGGCTTGTAATAACTATTTAAGAGAGCATTTGCCGTTACTAATAAATGGTAAAGTTTTTTTCCCATCAAAAAGACTATGTACTGATAATGGTGATATGATAGCTTATGCTGCATACAAAATTTTTAGAAAAAGAGATTTTTTAGGGTTTAGGGAAACAGCAAAAGATAATGATGATTTGATGATATGATATGTGTTCTTTTAGACAAGGAACCACTGGTAGGTGCTCCCCTTGCTGGAATTACCAATTTACCTTTTAGAAAAATAGTTAGAAAATATCATAAAGGTTTGATTTTTACCGAAATGATATCGGTGGAAGGGATCAAACGGAACAATAGACAAACGTTGAAGTTAATTGATGTTGCTGATGATGAAAACCCCATCGGTATTCAAATATTTGGTGGTAATCCAGAATCATATCCAAGTGCTATTAGAATAATCGAAGACCACTTCAACTTTTTCTGTTTTGATATAAATATGGGTTGTCCTGTGAAAAAAGTTATAAAAGCAAAGTCAGGAGCATATCTACTTACGGATCTTAAGTTAGCAAAAGAGATTGTCTGTGCTGCAAGGAAGGCTACCCATAAGCCACTTTTAGTAAAAACGAGATTGGGATGGAATCAAGAGAACTATGTTTATAGGGAAATGTTAAAAATATGTGAAGGGGAAGGGGTAGATGCCATAACTATTCACGGCAGAACAAAGTCACAACTCTATTCAGGTACAGTTAACTACGACGCAATAGCGGAGATTAAATCAATTGCTAAGATCCCTATTATAGGTAATGGTGATGTTGTGGATCCAGTATCACTTAAAAAGATGCAAGATACTGGAGTGGATGGTATTATGATAGGACGGGGGATGATGAAATCCCCCTGGATCTTTGAGGCTTTGAAACATAATAAAAACCCTATAGGGTATTTGTCTTCTAAGGAGATTGTGGATATCTTGTTTCTTTTGTTGGAGGAGGAAAAAAGATATAGAGAAAATAGATACTTTTTATCATCTT
The window above is part of the Calditerrivibrio sp. genome. Proteins encoded here:
- a CDS encoding tRNA-dihydrouridine synthase family protein, whose product is MICVLLDKEPLVGAPLAGITNLPFRKIVRKYHKGLIFTEMISVEGIKRNNRQTLKLIDVADDENPIGIQIFGGNPESYPSAIRIIEDHFNFFCFDINMGCPVKKVIKAKSGAYLLTDLKLAKEIVCAARKATHKPLLVKTRLGWNQENYVYREMLKICEGEGVDAITIHGRTKSQLYSGTVNYDAIAEIKSIAKIPIIGNGDVVDPVSLKKMQDTGVDGIMIGRGMMKSPWIFEALKHNKNPIGYLSSKEIVDILFLLLEEEKRYRENRYFLSSFKKFAVWFSKGYKNSTLFREKIYSVGEDERAIRDLIIEFYLE
- the tsaD gene encoding tRNA (adenosine(37)-N6)-threonylcarbamoyltransferase complex transferase subunit TsaD, which produces MIVCGIETSCDETSVAIYNSQKKIFFSVISSQADIHNRFGGVVPEIASRNHALNILPVFEKCLMKAGLEVHNIDLIGVTKSPGLIGALFVGISFAKGLSLGLNRPLIGVNHLFAHILSAEIDNDITPPYLGVVLSGGHTHIYGVDECYNVRLYSKTLDDAVGESFDKIAKFAGLPYPGGPEIEKLALKGDENRVKLPIALKNEPNFSFSGLKTHVINLIEAKTFSLEDIAASFQRVVCDTVALKVNYVLSLTGLKKVVVSGGVACNNYLREHLPLLINGKVFFPSKRLCTDNGDMIAYAAYKIFRKRDFLGFRETAKDNDDLMI
- a CDS encoding S41 family peptidase, coding for MIKNRFGKVLVVFIIATALVMTIFAVAKVKSVYAQKGISKFQYLEMFSDALDIIERKYVDQVDPQKLIQGAIKGMLNELDPHSNFMDKQAFDNFKTEIKGEFGGLGITIGMRDKVLTIIAPIEDTPAHRAGLKAGDKIIKIDGKSTANITIDEAVNKLRGTPGTSVTITILRGSDSKPFDVTIVREVIKVKTVKFQVKDDIGYLRLTQFNETASSELSKALEKLKQNSVKGIILDLRNNPGGLLDEAVNVTSLFLQPGKTVVFTKERNEKNSMYLKSRNLGVSDYNTPMVVLINSGSASASEIVSGALQDHKRAIIIGTTSFGKASVQTTFNLSDGSAIKLTTAKYYTPSGRSIQGVGISPDIEVKSGEIVYRENDMELREKDLDKHITGDEEKKQDSKKGKNKENDNITLSDLDRIDFEKDLQLKYAYDFLKGMIIYGTKTK
- a CDS encoding divergent polysaccharide deacetylase family protein; this translates as MARRPNRSNKKHNIPPTLIVGGIFFLLVSIVFVLFVNLKVDGIKKDLEATKKNKRDSLPKVVDLNIDEKLKIFLFDHEISKERLKLERSQKVEGGFFHRYKLLLYESENEALKPILISFLRSSGFTFQDYGNKLVFEHTNTIVEIEIDLIEEKAFKNHVADYDSEIKRDNSKQEKGSTEHRFRDKHRFVVILDDAGQNIELAKKVASMKYPIVMSILPYSKFDKETAELARNNKKEYLLHQPMEPKSYPDTNPGKGAILLNMPRSVIEATIKENITRLGGVSGVNNHMGSAFTENSEKMKETLEIIKSYTDIFVDSHTTPNTVAYDVCKSIDGLKCGQSKRFIDNMADYNYIKNKIYEAVRFLDKQDVIVIGHLRNMTVEVLEKVLPELEKNGVHISTISEVVK